From Eriocheir sinensis breed Jianghai 21 unplaced genomic scaffold, ASM2467909v1 Scaffold57, whole genome shotgun sequence, a single genomic window includes:
- the LOC126993145 gene encoding uncharacterized protein LOC126993145: protein MPVIEEKRNALAAYKANPSERNLQVLRSARSKVQQCARRCANDYWLQLSSQIQTAADTGNMKEMYDGIKQALGPTKKKTAPLKSTTGEVIQDRSKQMDRWVEHYSELYSRENTVTEDALNAIECLPVLEELDREPTLAKLNEALDSLAHGKAPGKDGISAEVLKCCKGTIITELHEILCLCWKEGEVPQDMRDANIVTLQLQEKCREQRQPLFIAFIDLTKAFDLVSRDGLFKILPKIGCPPRLLSIIRSFHDDMKGTVVFDGSTSDAFIIRSGVKQGCVLAPTLFGIFFAVMLKHAFGPTTEGIYLRTRSDGKLFNLSRLRAKSKVQRKCVRDFLFADDAAVTAHSAEGLQQLMIRFNEACDDFGLTISLKKTQVMGQDVDQPPDIRIADHRLDVVHDFVYLGSTISDSLSLDAELNRRIGKAATTMSRLTKRVWSNNKLSEHTKIQVYRACVVSTLLYGSESWTLRARQERKLNSLHMRCLRRILNITWQDKITNNTVLERAGMTSMFTLLKQRRMRWLGHVVRMDDGRIPKDLLYGELTEGTRPTGRPKLRYKDVCKRDLKALHINTDSWEATASERSAWRQAIQQGLHVFEETLAQQSEAKRQRRKAQNPADQPVSIFTCDQCGRDCHSRIGLSSHTRRCT from the exons ATGCCAGtcattgaagagaagagaaacgccCTTGCAGCATACAAGGCCAACCCCAGTGAACGAAACCTGCAAGTCCTTCGGTCAGCCCGCAGCAAAGTTCAGCAGTGTGCTAGGCGATGTGCCAATGACTACTGGCTCCAGCTCAGTTCGCAGATACAGACCGCGGCTGACACAGGCAACATGAAGGAGATGTATGATGGCATAAAACAGGCCCTGGgcccaacaaaaaagaaaactgcaCCCTTGAAATCCACCACAGGAGAGGTAATTCAGGACAGATCAAAACAGATGGACAGATGGGTAGAACACTACTCCGAACTGTATAGCAGAGAGAACACCGTTACGGAAGATGCCCTGAACGCCATCGAATGCCTACCAGTGTTGGAGGAGCTAGACAGAGAACCAACCCTTGCAAAACTCAACGAGGCTCTAGACTCCCTTGCCCATGGCAAGGCTCCAGGAAAAGACGGCATCAGCGCTGAAGTCCTGAAATGCTGCAAGGGGACCATCATCACCGAGCTGCATGAAATCCTCTGTCTCTGCTGGAAAGAAGGTGAAGTGCCTCAGGACATGCGTGACGCCAACATCGTTACCCT GCAACTTCAGGAAAAATGCAGGGAGCAGCGGCAACCACTCTTTATTGCCTTCATAGATCTCACGAAGGCCTTTGACTTGGTCAGCAGAGATGGCCTGTTCAAGATCCTGCCAAAGATCGGTTGCCCACCAAGGCTCCTCAGCATCATCAGATCATTCCATGATGACATGAAGGGGACAGTGGTCTTCGACGGCTCAACATCGGACGCTTTCATCATCAGAAGCGGAGTGAAACAGGGCTGTGTACTTGCTCCAACCCTGTTCGGGATCTTCTTTGCAGTCATGTTAAAACACGCCTTTGGACCCACAACGGAAGGCATTTACCTCCGGACCAGATCGGATGGAAAGCTCTTCAACCTCTCCAGACTCAGAGCAAAATCCAAGGTTCAGCGAAAATGTGTGCGCGACTTCCTCTTCGCAGATGATGCAGCAGTTACAGCCCACTCAGCTGAAGGCCTCCAGCAACTCATGATTCGTTTCAATGAAGCTTGCGATGATTTCGGACTCACCATCAGTCTGAAGAAGACACAGGTCATGGGTCAAGACGTGGATCAGCCACCCGACATCAGAATCGCTGATCACCGGCTTGATGTTGTCCATGATTTTGTGTACCTGGGTTCCACCatctcagactctctctctctcgatgcggAGCTGAACAGACGGATCGGTAAGGCAGCTACCACCATGTCCCGACTTACCAAGAGAGTGTGGTCAAACAACAAGTTGTCCGAACACACAAAGATCCAGGTCTACAGAGCCTGCGTCGTAAGCACACTCCTGTACGGCAGCGAGTCGTGGACCCTTCGAGCTCGCCAAGAACGAAAACTCAACTCGCTCCACATGCGCTGCCTGCGACGTATCCTGAACATTACCTGGCAGGATAAAATCACAAACAACACTGTCCTGGAGAGAGCTGGGATGACCAGCATGTTCACTTTGCTCAAGCAGAGACGCATGCGCTGGCTTGGCCATGTTGTCCGCATGGACGATGGTCGGATCCCCAAAGACCTCCTTTATGGAGAGCTGACGGAGGGGACACGCCCAACTGGCAGGCCAAAACTGCGATACAAGGACGTATGCAAGAGGGACCTGAAAGCCCTACACATCAACACCGACTCATGGGAAGCAACAGCCTCAGAGCGATCCGCCTGGCGGCAAGCAATTCAACAAGGCCTCCATGTGTTTGAAGAGACACTCGCCCAGCAGTCTGAggcaaagagacaaagaagaaaggccCAAAACCCGGCAGACCAACCAGTCTCTATCTTCACCTGTGATCAGTGTGGGAGGGATTGCCACTCTCGTATTGGCCTGTCCAGCCACACCCGACGCTGTACCTGA